AGTTGACGGTGGCGGCGGGTCGCCGATTCCCTGCGCGCATTCATAATAGGAGGCTGTAACAGAATCTTTGCTCAAGACTATTTCCGCCGGGTCTTCTACAAAATGGAACTGGAAATAGACCGGAAGAGGCGAGTTTATCGCCTGCGGCGAGGAGACCCAGACGGTATCAATGATATCAGTGCCGGGCGTTCCGGTGGCGATTTTGAAACTGGCGACACAGGTTTGCGGAGCGGCGCCCGATGACGGTGTTATCGAAAGAATTCGAGGCGAGTTTTCTAATACCTCAAAATCCATCGTACCATCCCCCTCGTTATAGACATAGAAACTTTTATCCGGTGGAGTCAGTGTCCCGACCACGACGATTACAAAGATGAAAGGGGAATCGACCGCCAGAACCGGTAGTCCAGAGGCGATTTCCAAGCGAACCACGGCGATTTGGGGGTTATTTATGGCATTCGGGTCGCTCACTACGACGGTGTCAATATATAAGCCGTAGTCAAGTCCTGTAATATCAACCGAGAGAGTAATATCGCCGGTGTTTACACCAGAGGTCGGATTAAGAGTCAGCCAGGAGGTCAAATTGGTGGCGGTCCAGTTCAGTGTTCCCTGTCCGGTATTAGTTACGGTAAGAATCTGGTCGGGGGGATTGGTGGAATCGACAATGGCGCTGAAGAAGAATTCGTCCTGGGAGAGGCTGATAGTCGGCGGCGGCGGTGTAACACGAAGCCTGACCGGCACCCTCACCGGAGAATTCAGAGCGCTGGAGGCGCTGACCACGATGGTATCATAGTAGGTGCCCAAGGGCAGTCCCAGGGAGTTGGCGAGCACCTGCATATTGGAGGGGGCCACTCCGAAAGAAGGGGCGATACTGAGCCAGGAAGATTTCTTGGTTGCCGACCAACTGAGAGTCCCGCCGCCGATATTTAGAATCTGGAGGACCTGCGCGGGAGGGACACTCCCCCCAAAAATAGCGCTGAACTCAAGGGAGTCGGGGACGACGTCAATTACCGAAGCATTAGGGTCGGCGACTTCCCAGCACCAGGGGCGATTTAGAGCGACAGCCGGAACATCCTGACCGCCGTCATTACCAAAAGCCCAGTCAAAGGAGGGGTCATCAAGAAAGACCGAGTCCACGCAGAAGGTCCCTCTCTGGTTTATCTGGTAGTGGATTTCATAAAAGGCAGTGGGTCCCAGGGTTCCGGGCATTCCGAGGCTGGAAGCGAAGGCATGGCCGAAATGATCCGGCAGGGCGCCGTCAAAATCGGTGATAAGAAAGGCGTAGGGCCAGTCACTCGGCTGGCCAAAGATATTCCAGTAAGTGTTGTTATGGAAGCCATTTTTCAGAATGACATTATTGTAAGGGGCGGGAAGTACGGCCTCGTTGGCGCCGGCGGTGGCGGCTATCTTGGTGATACTGGCAAGGTCGGGAGAATAGATTTTCAAATCAAAGCCTCCGCCCAGAAGCGAATCGCTGGGAGGGGAAGTGTAATTCCACATTATCTCCAGATAGAAAGGTTCTCCCTGCCTTATTTTCATTACCCCCCCATTATTCCAAAGAAACTGGCTGGGGATATCGACCCAGACATTGATATTGTT
This sequence is a window from Candidatus Zixiibacteriota bacterium. Protein-coding genes within it:
- a CDS encoding dockerin type I domain-containing protein; translation: MGKRILTLTALIVIFLGAEFPLQAQNNINVWVDIPSQFLWNNGGVMKIRQGEPFYLEIMWNYTSPPSDSLLGGGFDLKIYSPDLASITKIAATAGANEAVLPAPYNNVILKNGFHNNTYWNIFGQPSDWPYAFLITDFDGALPDHFGHAFASSLGMPGTLGPTAFYEIHYQINQRGTFCVDSVFLDDPSFDWAFGNDGGQDVPAVALNRPWCWEVADPNASVIDVVPDSLEFSAIFGGSVPPAQVLQILNIGGGTLSWSATKKSSWLSIAPSFGVAPSNMQVLANSLGLPLGTYYDTIVVSASSALNSPVRVPVRLRVTPPPPTISLSQDEFFFSAIVDSTNPPDQILTVTNTGQGTLNWTATNLTSWLTLNPTSGVNTGDITLSVDITGLDYGLYIDTVVVSDPNAINNPQIAVVRLEIASGLPVLAVDSPFIFVIVVVGTLTPPDKSFYVYNEGDGTMDFEVLENSPRILSITPSSGAAPQTCVASFKIATGTPGTDIIDTVWVSSPQAINSPLPVYFQFHFVEDPAEIVLSKDSVTASYYECAQGIGDPPPPSTFSIFNNGTDPLNFTLNWKSSWLHPNRNAGLAPQQIILNYDIEDLPVGTYYDTIVVSALNAINSPVRLPVKLTIRPTDTAPTIYAYGDTIFLAAQENRPGTAFTIEVNNINPGCMSWQLIENIDWLYYSIDSILLGDYPWFVKFTPFANGLTMGTYTGQGTITAPGATNSPYPLKFKLRVWKLFGDVNYDGKINMLDVTYLIKFIYKGGPAPIPEPIVGDCDCNTKFNIQDLIALIDYLFVSRDPLCGNPY